The Synechococcus sp. RS9916 DNA segment TGGCGGAAGACCTCACGGATTATCTGGCGGAGAATGAGGTGCGGGTGCGCTACCTGCACTCCGAGATCCATTCGATCGAGCGGATCGAGATCATCCAAGACCTGCGCCTTGGCGAATACGACGTGCTCGTGGGCGTCAACCTCCTGCGGGAAGGTCTCGACCTGCCGGAGGTGTCGTTGGTGGCCATCCTCGATGCCGATAAAGAAGGTTTCCTGCGGGCGGAGCGCTCCCTGATTCAGACCATCGGCCGGGCCGCGCGGCACGTGGAAGGGGTGGCGCTGCTCTACGCCGACAACATGACCGATTCGATGGCGAAGGCGATCGAAGAGACCGAGCGTCGCCGCAAGATCCAGCAGACCTACAACGACAAGCACGGCATCGTGCCCACGGCGGCCGGCAAGAAGGCGAGCAACTCGATCCTCTCGTTTTTGGAGTTGTCGCGGAAGCTCAAGACCGAAGGCCCGGATGCCGATCTGGTGCAGGTGGCGGGTCAGGCCGTGAAGGCGATTGAAGACGACAGCGAAGGCATGGCCCTTGATGCCCTCCCGGAACTGATTGATCAGCTGGAGGTGCGCATGAAGGAGGCGGCCAAGAAGCTTGATTTCGAGGAGGCCGCCAACCTGCGCGATCGGATCAAACAGCTGCGTCAGAAACTGGTGGGGAAGGGCTGACTTCCACTCTTGACCTCGTCCTTTGCTGCTGCGGTCACCACTTACGACGCTGCGGCACAGCCTCAGCGCCTTGCTGCGATGCAGCTGGTGGCAGAGGCGCATCGCTGCATCACGGCTGGTGAGTCCTGCAGTGCCGATGTGTTGCCGACCTGTTTGCTGGATCTCGGTTGCGGCACCGGGCTCGCCACTCGCCTCTGGTTGGATCAGCTTCAGGCTTCAGGTCAGCCTGTCCCCGACCAGGTGCTGCTGGTGGATCAAGCAGCGGCCATGGTCGAACGGGCTCGCGCTGTGGTGGCGGAGCGTCATGGGGCCGTGACCGGTTTGGTGCTGGATGCGTTTCAGCCAGAGGCCGTTGCTGTGTTGGCCCCTCAGCTGCCGCTGAACGGGAGCCGGCTTCTGCTCTCCAGCTATGCGCTGCAGTGGAGTCCGACGCCCCTGACGGTGCTCCAGCAGGTTTGGGCCCCATGGCTGCGTGCCGGTGATTGGCTGGCCCTGGCGGTGCCGGATGCTGGCAGTTTTCAGGTGTTGCGTCGGGCCTTGGCCGCGGCGGAGCTGCCCTCCCATCTGCTCAAGCTGCCGGATCAGGAGGCTTTGAGCGGGCCGGTGGCTCAGCGCGCTTTGGCGTCTCAGTTTCTGTGGGTGGCGGGCGGTTCGTTTGCCAATGGGGTGCCGGTGCCATCAGCCCTGGCCTATCTGCGCCATTTCGCCCTGATCGGGGCTCGGCCGCAGCGTTCTCCCTATTCCCGCATCCAGCTGGTGCGTTTGCGGCGCTGCCTGGATCAGCAGCTCAGCGTTGGAACCGCTGAGCTCGATTACCACTCCACCTGGATGCTTCTGCGGCGCCGCTGAGTGCTTTCAGGCGTCGAGCGGTGATTCGGTGCCCTGGGCCTGGTGAATCGTGTTGCCTCCCAAGCCAAAACCGGCATGCACCGCCTGCAGCGCGGCCACTCCATCGTCTTCCGCCACCACGCAGCTGGTGCGGATTTCGCTGGTGGCGATCAGTTCGATGTTGAGCCCTGCATCCGCGAGCGTCCGGAACATGCGAGCGGCTGTGCCTGCTGTGGCTGGCATGCCGGCACCAACTGCACTCACCCGGGCAATCGCTGGACCATCTTCCAGTTGCGCTCCGGGCCATTGCGCCAGCAGCGGTGCCAGGGCCTGATCAGCACGGCCGCGATCCTCGCGTTTGAGGGTGAAGCTGATGTCGCGGCTGCCGTCGGCGTGTTGCCGTTCCGACTGCACGATCGAATCAAGGCTGATGCCGGCATCGGCCAGGGCTGAGCAAAGAGAGGCGGCTGTGCCGGGCTTGTCGGGCACGTGGCGCACGCTCACCTGGGCCTGGTCGCGGTCGAGAGCGACACCGCGCACTTCGGGGTCGTCCGCGCCCGATGCCGGTGGATTCAGATGCACCTGCTGATCGTTGAGTTCAAAGGCTGTGGTCACGGCTCGAAGAGCCTTTGCGCCTTGGTCGGCGTCGATCACACAGCTCACCTTCACCTCGCTGGTGGCAATCAGCCGGAGGTTGATCCCCTCTCGGGACAGGGTGTCGAACAGGCCAGCGGCGATGCCGGGTCGGCCCATGATGCCGGCGCCATTGATGCTCAGCTTGCTCATGCCGCCTTCGGCCACCAGTTGACCGCCCCAGTCGTCCAGAAGGCTGGCGCAGATGCTGCGGGCCTGCTCCAGATCCGCCTCGGCCACGGTGAAGGTGATGTCGTTGCTGCTGCCTTCGTGGGTGGCCTGAATGATTAGGTCCACATTCACGCCGCCGGCTGACAGGGCTTCAAACAGTTGAGCGGCGACGCCGGGTTGATCCGGCACATGAGAGAGGGCCAGCACCGCTTGCCCCTCCACCAGGTCGGCGCCATCCACCGGCCGCCCCAGTTCCAGGCCCTCGCGGCCAATCGGCCGGGCACTGCGGCTGGTGAGTGTGGTGCCGGGCTCATCACTCCAGCTG contains these protein-coding regions:
- a CDS encoding aspartate kinase, translated to MALLVQKFGGTSVADVERIQAVARRIAASKEDGHDLVIVVSAMGHTTDELTSKARAISSNPPQREMDMLLATGEQVSIALLSMALNTLGIPAVSMTGPQVGIVTESAHGRARILEVRTDRLRSRLTEGQVVVVAGFQGTSQSSGGTAEITTLGRGGSDTSAVALAAALGADACEIYTDVPGVLTTDPRKVADAQLMPEVSCDEMLELASLGAAVLHPRAVEIARNYGVTLVVRSSWSDEPGTTLTSRSARPIGREGLELGRPVDGADLVEGQAVLALSHVPDQPGVAAQLFEALSAGGVNVDLIIQATHEGSSNDITFTVAEADLEQARSICASLLDDWGGQLVAEGGMSKLSINGAGIMGRPGIAAGLFDTLSREGINLRLIATSEVKVSCVIDADQGAKALRAVTTAFELNDQQVHLNPPASGADDPEVRGVALDRDQAQVSVRHVPDKPGTAASLCSALADAGISLDSIVQSERQHADGSRDISFTLKREDRGRADQALAPLLAQWPGAQLEDGPAIARVSAVGAGMPATAGTAARMFRTLADAGLNIELIATSEIRTSCVVAEDDGVAALQAVHAGFGLGGNTIHQAQGTESPLDA